CGGTCGCTTCCTCCACGGAGTCGCCGAGGCGGGCGGGGCGGCGGTCGATCCAGCCGCCGGCCACGACGTCGTCGCCGTCGTAGAACACGGCGGCCTGGCCCGGGGCGACGGCGTCGCGCGGCTCGGAGAAGACGGCCTCCAGCGTGTCGGGGCCGGTCTGGCGGACGACGGCGGGCGCGCCGGGGTCGCGGTGGCGGATCTGGCCGTGGAGCGTCGTCTCGTCGTCGAGGCCGGCGCGGCCGCTCCAGACGACGCCGCTGGCGTCGAGCGTCCGCTCCGCCAGCGCCTCGCGTGGGCCGACGACGACGGTGTTCGTCTCGGGCTCGATGCGGACGACGTAGACCGGCTCGCCGAGCGCGATCCCCAGCCCGCGGCGCTGTCCGACGGTGTAGAACGGGTACCCCTCGTGCCGCCCCACGACCTCGCCCGTCTCGACGTGGACGAACGGGCCGTCCGCGATCTCAGCGGCCTCGGGCGAGCGGCGACGCAGAAACCCGCGGTAGTCGTCGTTGGGGACGAAGCAGATCTCGTACGAGTCCGGCTTCTGGGCGACGTGGTCGAAGCCCATGTCGTCGGCCATCCGGCGGATCTCGGTCTTGGCGAGGCCGCCGAGCGGGAAGAGCGTCCGCGCGAGGTGGTCCTGCGCGACGCCCCAGAGGACGTACGACTGGTCCTTGGTCCGGTCGAGCCCGCGGCTGACGACCCAGCGGCCGTTCTGCTCCCCGACCCGTGCGTAGTGGCCCGTCGCGATGTGCTCGCAGCCGAGGGCGTCGGCGCGCTTCAGGAGCGCGGCCCACTTGATGTGCGTGTTGCAGAGGACGCACGGGTTGGGCGTCCGCCCGGCGAGGTAGTCGGCCTCGAACCGGTCGATGACCCAGCCGCCGAACTCGTCGCGGATGTCGACGACGGTGTGGCTGGCCCCGAGGCGGACGGCCACCGCTCGGGCGTCGTTCATGTCGTCGAGCGAGCAGCAGCCGGACTGGGTCCGCGAGACGCCCGAGCCGCCGAGCGACGTCTCGTAGTCCCACGTCTTCATGGTCACGCCCACGACCTCGTAGCCGGCCTCGTGGAGGAGGCCGGCCGTGACGGACGAGTCGACGCCACCGCTCATGGCGACGAGTACGCGACCATGACGACTCATAAAACGGACCGGTAACCGGTGGGGACGCAGTTTGGCACGGGGGAAGCTAGGGGGAGAGGAGCCGGCCGGCCCCGCTGGCGGGCTAGAGTTTCCTCCATCTTCGCCGTCCCCCGACGCGAGCGCCGGGATCTTCCGGCTCGTTCCCCCGACGTCCATGCAGTCGCAGCCCCCCACCCGCCGCGAGCGGATCAAGACCCCCGACGCGCCGGCCGCCATCGGCCCGTACTGCCAGGGCCTCCTCGTCGGCGAGACGCTCTATGTGTCGGGCCAGATCGCGCTCGACCCGAAGACCGGCGACATGGTCGAGGGCGACGTCCAGGACGAGACGGCCCAGATTCTCGACAACGTCGGCGCCGTCCTCCGCGCGGCCGACATGGACTTCGCGCACGTCGTTCAGGTCACGCTCTTCCTCCGCGAGATGGACGACTACGCCCCCGTCAACGAGGTCTACGCGCGCTACTTCAGCGGGGCCACGCCGGCCCGGGAAGCGCTCGAGGTGGGGAAGCTCCCGCGCGAGGCGCGCGTCGAGATCAGCTGCATCGCCGTCCGGTGACCGATTGGCCCGGTCCGCCTCGGCGCCGAGGCGGAGGAGGCTAGACCACGATCGCGACCTCGACCGGGACGCCGGCGGGCAGCTTCGAGCGCCCGTCCAGGAACGCGATCTCGACGGCGAACGAGATCCCGACCACCGTCCCGCCGGCCTTCTCGACCAGTTCGCAGGCCGCGGCCGCCGTCCCGCCCGTCGCGATCACGTCGTCGTGGACGAGCGCGCGGGCGCCGTCGGGGAGGTCCTGGCCGTGGAGCTCGAGGGCGTCCTCGCCGTACTCCAGCGCGTAGGTCGCGCGGACGCTCGCGGCCGGCAGCTTGCCCGGCTTCCGGGCCGGGAGGAAACCGGCCCCCAGCCGCTCGGCGAGGGCGGCGCCGAACCAGTAGCCCCGCGACTCGATCCCGACGACGTGCGTCACGCCCGCGTCGGCCCAGGGAGCGGCGAGCGCGTCGAGCAGCTGGCCGAACAGGGCGGGGTCGGCGAGGACCGGCGTGAGGTCCTTGAACTGGATGCCCGGCTTCGGGAAGTCCGGGATCGTGCGGAGGGCGTCGGCGAGGTCAGGCACGGGCGGGGAGGCGGGGCGTCGAAGATTACGGGGCTCTGCGCGTCCCGGCCCGGCCGATCTACCCCTCGGCGTTGGCGACGCGGAGGCCGCGCTCGTACGTCGTCTTGTACTGGCGGACGGCCTCGAAGATGGACCGGGCCGTCTGGTCGAGGCCGGCGCTCGTCGAGAGGAATTGGGCCTCCTCGCGGTTCGTCACGAACCCGACCTCGACGAGGACGGCCGGCATCGACGCGGCCCAGAGCACGATGAAGTTGTCCTGCTTGACACCCCGGCTGTGCCGGCCCGACTTGACGAACTCGCCCTCGATGAGCCGGGCGAGGTGCTGGCTCTCTTCCTGGTAGGCGCTCATCGCCAGCGACGCGAGGATGTCGTCCTCGCCGTGGAAGTCGGCGTAGAGGCTCGGGTCGCTCTCGAGCTCGATCACGGAGTTCTCGCGCTCCATGACGTCGCGGGCGTTGCCCTGGCCGCGCGGGGCCAGGAAGAACGTCTCCGTCCCGCGCGCCGACGTCGAGCCGGCGGCGTTGGCGTGGACCGAGATGAACAGCTTGCCGCCCGACCGGTTGGCGATCCGCCCGCGGTCGCGGAGCTCGACGAACGTGTCGTCGTCGCGGGTGTAGACGACACGGACGCCGAGCTCGCGCTCGATCATCGGGCCGAGGCGGGAGACGACGCCGAGCGCGATCTCCTTGTCGGAGGTCCCGTTGGCGCGCGCGCCGAAGTCGTGGGCGCTGTGGCCGGCGTCGAGGACGATCGTGTCGAGTCGCCAGCGCTCGGCGCCGGTCGCGATCGGCAGCGACTCCCCGCCGGGGACCGGACCGACGCCCGTCTCGGCCGGCGCCGGCGCGACGGGCTGGACCCGCTCCGGTTGGCGCGGGGCTGGCCGACGGGAGGTGGGCCGGTCGGAGACCGTCTGGCGGACGCCGGGGTTCTCGACCGTCGTCGCGACCGGCCGGCTGGGGCGACCGCCGCCCCACGCCTGGCGCCGGGGGCGCGGCGTCGAGGAGAACGACACGAGGAGGTCGTCGCTGTCGCGGTCCGGGTAGGCCCGGACGTGGACGCCGTCCTCGACTTCGAACCGGACCACGACGCGGTCCTCGTCGGACTCGACGCGGTACTCGCGGACGGGGCGGACGGCCCGCTCGCGCTCGACGGCCGGCGCGAGGTGCGCGCGGTACAGGACGAGTTCAAGCGCGTCGCCGTCCTGGTCCACGCTGTAGGCCCGGACGGGGCTCGTGGTGTGGACGCGGGCGACGAGGGCGTCTCCGTCGGGACTCCGGTCGAACGAGACGCGCTCGACGTCGAGGCGGGCGTCGGCGAACCGAGCGGTCGGCGAGGCCATCGTAGGCGCGGCCGACGCGGGCGCCGCCATCGCGAGCGCGAGGAAGAGGCTAGCGAAACGGTGCATGAGGCGGAGGGGCCGGGGGGAGAGCCCAACGACACGGGAAAACCGTGCCGCACAACGTCCCCCGCGGACGGCGTCGTCCCATCGGGGCGGGGCGCAAAACAGGCGGCCTATCCGGAACCGCCTCGTTCCCGCGTCGCCCTGCGATGGTGGGGGGACCGTGTCACCGAAGGTATTCACTTGGGAGCCATTCCCTCAAGTGATTTCTGAGCCGCCACCGGGTTACCGAACGCCAC
This sequence is a window from Rubrivirga marina. Protein-coding genes within it:
- the mnmA gene encoding tRNA 2-thiouridine(34) synthase MnmA, yielding MSRHGRVLVAMSGGVDSSVTAGLLHEAGYEVVGVTMKTWDYETSLGGSGVSRTQSGCCSLDDMNDARAVAVRLGASHTVVDIRDEFGGWVIDRFEADYLAGRTPNPCVLCNTHIKWAALLKRADALGCEHIATGHYARVGEQNGRWVVSRGLDRTKDQSYVLWGVAQDHLARTLFPLGGLAKTEIRRMADDMGFDHVAQKPDSYEICFVPNDDYRGFLRRRSPEAAEIADGPFVHVETGEVVGRHEGYPFYTVGQRRGLGIALGEPVYVVRIEPETNTVVVGPREALAERTLDASGVVWSGRAGLDDETTLHGQIRHRDPGAPAVVRQTGPDTLEAVFSEPRDAVAPGQAAVFYDGDDVVAGGWIDRRPARLGDSVEEATEAEDFIALPTL
- a CDS encoding RidA family protein gives rise to the protein MQSQPPTRRERIKTPDAPAAIGPYCQGLLVGETLYVSGQIALDPKTGDMVEGDVQDETAQILDNVGAVLRAADMDFAHVVQVTLFLREMDDYAPVNEVYARYFSGATPAREALEVGKLPREARVEISCIAVR
- a CDS encoding adenine phosphoribosyltransferase; translated protein: MPDLADALRTIPDFPKPGIQFKDLTPVLADPALFGQLLDALAAPWADAGVTHVVGIESRGYWFGAALAERLGAGFLPARKPGKLPAASVRATYALEYGEDALELHGQDLPDGARALVHDDVIATGGTAAAACELVEKAGGTVVGISFAVEIAFLDGRSKLPAGVPVEVAIVV
- a CDS encoding N-acetylmuramoyl-L-alanine amidase family protein, encoding MHRFASLFLALAMAAPASAAPTMASPTARFADARLDVERVSFDRSPDGDALVARVHTTSPVRAYSVDQDGDALELVLYRAHLAPAVERERAVRPVREYRVESDEDRVVVRFEVEDGVHVRAYPDRDSDDLLVSFSSTPRPRRQAWGGGRPSRPVATTVENPGVRQTVSDRPTSRRPAPRQPERVQPVAPAPAETGVGPVPGGESLPIATGAERWRLDTIVLDAGHSAHDFGARANGTSDKEIALGVVSRLGPMIERELGVRVVYTRDDDTFVELRDRGRIANRSGGKLFISVHANAAGSTSARGTETFFLAPRGQGNARDVMERENSVIELESDPSLYADFHGEDDILASLAMSAYQEESQHLARLIEGEFVKSGRHSRGVKQDNFIVLWAASMPAVLVEVGFVTNREEAQFLSTSAGLDQTARSIFEAVRQYKTTYERGLRVANAEG